One Vigna unguiculata cultivar IT97K-499-35 chromosome 11, ASM411807v1, whole genome shotgun sequence DNA window includes the following coding sequences:
- the LOC114169083 gene encoding long-chain-alcohol oxidase FAO1-like — protein MKRECHPLLRGGRGGSKYNHGFSAAEMESLASICDVVLPPLPVNALKSRKQDQAGDDDKFLQSFCDISGSRYPIPHEVAELLTKRSLIEAKILVRVVLWLLATRLGTLLLCGFLCLGEKWPYINNFPNMSLEKREKVMQQWMKHRFLTPIRLAFVYVKVLCLFAFFSWVDENGDNPAWKAIGYEVSKDEKLNSVSNNRPLEKGTIEIMHESDSTLQQSLAKKGLNVELDFKSNILKVKCDAVVVGSGCGGGVAAAVLSKAGHKVVVLEKGNYFVPQDYSSLEGPSIKQQYETGGILASADSRILVLAGSTVGGGSAVNWSACIKTPHKVLKEWSEDHKLPFFSSQEYLSAMESVCERIGVTENCTQEGFQNQVLRKGCQNLGLKVNYVPRNSSGNHYCGSCGYGCAKGEKQGTQATWLVDAVDKGAVIITGCKAERFLLESNRSGNGRKKKCLGVLAKALNNRVRMKLQIEAKVTISSGGALLTPPLLISSGLKNKNIGRNLHLHPVLMAWGYFPKSDNSEFMGKSYEGGIITSIHKVPSTDSKSDSRAIIETPSLGPASFAALFPWESGLDFKERMLNYPRTAHLITIIRDMASGKVTSEGRISYKLNEFDRENVRAGLQQALRILIAAGAVEVGTHRSDGQRLRCSGISENEMQEFLDSVCPMEGALSPGEKWNIYTSAHQMGSCRMGVNEKEGAIDENGQTWEAEGLFVCDASVLPTAVGVNPMITIQSTAYCISNRIVDYLGRTQISHVP, from the exons ATGAAAAGAGAGTGTCATCCACTGTTAAGGGGAGGAAGAGGAGGTAGCAAGTATAATCATGGATTTTCTGCAGCTGAAATGGAGTCACTGGCAAGTATATGTGATGTTGTGTTGCCTCCTTTGCCTGTGAATGCTTTGAAGAGCAGAAAACAAGACCAAGCTGGTGATGATGACAAGTTTCTGCAGTCCTTCTGTGACATTTCTGGTTCTCGCTATCCAATCCCTCATGAG GTTGCTGAGTTACTCACAAAGAGGAGTTTAATAGAAGCAAAAATACTTGTAAGAGTGGTTTTATGGCTGCTGGCTACAAGGTTGGGAACCTTGCTGCTTTGTGGTTTCCTCTGTCTTGGTGAGAAATGGCCCTATATCAACAACTTTCCAAACATGTCTTtggagaagagagaaaaggtTATGCAGCAGTGGATGAAGCATAGGTTCCTCACACCTATTAGACTGGCATTTGTATATGTCAAAGTCTTGTGCCTTTTTGCATTTTTCTCTTGG GTTGATGAAAATGGTGATAACCCAGCATGGAAAGCCATTGGATACGAGGTATCAAAGGATGAGAAACTGAACAGCGTCTCCAACAATAGGCCCCTTGAAAAGGGGACTATAGAAATCATGCATGAATCTGACTCAACTCTTCAACAATCTCTTGCCAAGAAAGGCCTCAATGTTGAACTGGACTTCAAAAGCAACATCCTCAAAGTCAAATGTGATGCAGTAGTTGTTGGGTCTGGTTGTGGCGGAGGTGTTGCAGCTGCTGTTCTTTCGAAAGCTGGTCACAAGGTGGTTGTTCTTGAGAAAGGAAACTATTTTGTTCCTCAGGATTATTCATCACTAGAAGGTCCCTCCATTAAGCAACAATATGAAACTGGTGGGATTCTTGCTTCCGCAGACTCCAGAATACTGGTTTTGGCAGGATCAACAGTGGGAGGTGGCTCTGCTGTTAATTGGTCAGCCTGCATTAAAACACCACACAAGGTGCTGAAAGAGTGGTCTGAGGACCACAAACTTCCCTTCTTTTCAAGCCAAGAATATCTCTCTGCAATGGAGTCTGTATGTGAAAGGATTGGAGTCACAGAAAACTGCACACAAGAGGGATTCCAAAATCAAGTGCTGAGAAAAGGGTGTCAGAATCTTGGCCTCAAAGTTAACTATGTGCCGAGAAACTCTTCAGGGAATCATTACTGTGGCTCATGTGGTTATGGCTGTGCAAAAGGAGAGAAACAAGGGACTCAAGCTACTTGGCTTGTAGATGCAGTTGACAAAGGTGCAGTAATAATAACAGGATGCAAAGCTGAGAGGTTCTTGTTGGAAAGCAACAGGAGTGgaaatggaagaaagaagaaatgcTTGGGAGTGCTGGCAAAAGCATTGAACAACCGAGTCAGGATGAAGCTACAAATTGAGGCTAAAGTTACAATTTCCTCTGGTGGGGCACTTTTGACACCACCTTTATTAATCTCTAGCGgactgaaaaacaaaaacattggAAGGAACCTCCATCTCCACCCTGTCCTAATGGCATGGGGATACTTCCCAAAATCAGATAATTCAGAATTTATGGGGAAATCCTATGAGGGAGGTATAATCACATCAATCCATAAAGTGCCATCAACAGACTCCAAATCTGATTCAAGAGCCATAATTGAAACCCCTTCACTAGGACCAGCATCATTTGCTGCACTGTTTCCTTGGGAGTCAGGACTAGACTTCAAAGAAAGAATGTTGAATTACCCAAGAACTGCACATTTAATCACAATTATTAGAGACATGGCTAGTGGAAAGGTGACATCAGAAGGAAGGATCAGCTACAAGTTGAATGAATTTGACAGAGAAAACGTGAGGGCTGGCTTGCAACAAGCACTGAGGATTCTAATAGCTGCAGGAGCAGTTGAGGTAGGCACGCACAGAAGTGATGGCCAGAGACTCAGGTGTAGTGGCATTAGTGAAAATGAGATGCAAGAGTTCTTGGACAGTGTGTGTCCAATGGAAGGAGCACTTTCACCAGGTGAGAAATGGAACATATATACTTCTGCACATCAAATGGGGAGCTGCAGAATGGGGGTCAATGAAAAAGAAGGTGCAATTGATGAGAATGGACAGACATGGGAGGCTGAAGGGTTGTTTGTTTGTGATGCTAGTGTGCTTCCAACTGCAGTTGGAGTCAATCCCATGATCACAATCCAATCAACTGCATACTGTATCTCTAATAGAATAGTGGACTACCTTGGAAGAACTCAAATCTCACATGTTCCTTGA